A stretch of the Polyangiaceae bacterium genome encodes the following:
- a CDS encoding hemerythrin family protein, with protein MDSPRSRMPTLPDGVAAQHGHLSASIRNLRLVHASGVGWEELAGVMDRLIEDVRQHFEFEELQMERGGYPRVDHHRMLHSSFMGRLTALRAECDRRETELMGILVELLETWLQSHEETADRHAIEYLKLES; from the coding sequence GTGGATTCCCCGCGCTCGCGCATGCCGACGCTGCCGGACGGCGTCGCCGCCCAGCACGGTCACCTGTCGGCCAGCATTCGCAACCTGAGGCTCGTGCACGCCTCGGGGGTCGGGTGGGAGGAGCTGGCCGGTGTCATGGACCGGCTGATCGAGGACGTGCGCCAGCACTTCGAGTTCGAGGAGCTGCAGATGGAACGCGGCGGTTATCCGCGCGTCGACCATCACCGCATGCTGCACTCGTCGTTCATGGGCAGGCTCACCGCGCTCCGCGCCGAGTGCGATCGGCGAGAGACCGAGCTGATGGGGATCCTGGTCGAGCTGCTCGAGACCTGGCTCCAGAGCCACGAGGAAACCGCCGACCGGCACGCGATAGAGTATCTCAAGCTCGAGAGCTGA
- the malQ gene encoding 4-alpha-glucanotransferase has protein sequence MAELDERASGILLHPTSLPGSHGFGDLGAEARAFADYLAAAGQTWWQMLPVVPPGFSGSPYDSPSSFAGSPWLVSLSDLVEDGLLGEADVEATPAGASFGEVQRFREERLRKAFARARDRSSSADRDELTELRVSNPWLADWALFSALKAKHPGSWTEWPEALRRHTPEALATARRELEEETLYHEHVQLWFRRQWRRLREHCRARSVALLGDVPMFVAHDSADVWSHPEAYFLDDTGRSTVVAGVPPDPFSATGQLWGNPIYRWDYMQKRGFDWWLERLGVTLERFDAVRLDHFIAFRRYWEIPAGSSDARVGRFVQVPGEALFERAREVFGGLPFVAEDLGIVTPEVHALRDRFQLPGMRVLQFAFGSDEANDYRPHRFVRNTAVYTGTHDNDTTVGWYASASDAERLRARSYLGASGEQIHWDMLRAAAASVANLAVFPIQDALGLGSEARMNTPATVEGNWAYRVRAEQLGPDLADRLRALSGLYERTPRWNEGNRHAFVRA, from the coding sequence GTGGCCGAGCTCGACGAACGCGCGAGCGGAATTCTGCTCCATCCGACCTCGCTGCCGGGCTCCCATGGCTTCGGAGACTTGGGCGCCGAGGCGCGCGCTTTTGCCGACTACCTGGCGGCCGCCGGGCAGACCTGGTGGCAGATGCTCCCCGTCGTACCCCCAGGATTCTCGGGCTCACCCTACGACAGCCCGTCCTCCTTCGCCGGCAGCCCCTGGCTGGTCAGCCTGAGCGACCTCGTCGAGGACGGGCTGCTCGGCGAGGCCGACGTGGAGGCGACTCCCGCCGGCGCGAGCTTCGGCGAGGTGCAGCGCTTCCGTGAGGAGCGGCTGCGCAAGGCCTTCGCGCGGGCCCGCGACCGAAGCTCCAGCGCCGACCGTGACGAGCTCACCGAGCTCCGCGTCTCGAACCCGTGGCTCGCGGACTGGGCGCTGTTCTCGGCGCTGAAGGCCAAGCACCCGGGCTCGTGGACGGAGTGGCCGGAAGCGCTCCGGCGCCACACCCCGGAGGCCCTGGCGACCGCCCGCCGCGAGCTCGAGGAAGAGACGCTCTACCACGAGCACGTTCAGCTCTGGTTCCGCCGCCAGTGGCGGCGTCTGCGCGAGCACTGCCGCGCGCGAAGCGTCGCGCTCCTGGGCGACGTGCCCATGTTCGTCGCGCACGACAGCGCGGACGTCTGGAGTCACCCGGAGGCCTACTTCCTGGACGACACCGGACGCTCGACGGTCGTGGCGGGCGTGCCACCGGATCCCTTCAGCGCCACGGGACAGCTCTGGGGCAACCCCATCTACCGCTGGGACTACATGCAGAAGCGCGGCTTCGACTGGTGGCTCGAGCGCCTGGGTGTGACGCTCGAGCGTTTCGACGCCGTGCGCCTCGATCACTTCATCGCGTTTCGCCGCTACTGGGAGATCCCGGCCGGGTCGAGCGACGCCCGCGTCGGCCGCTTCGTCCAGGTGCCCGGTGAGGCACTCTTCGAGCGCGCGCGAGAGGTCTTCGGCGGGCTGCCCTTCGTCGCCGAAGACCTCGGCATCGTGACGCCGGAGGTCCACGCCCTGCGCGATCGCTTCCAGCTCCCGGGCATGCGTGTCCTGCAGTTCGCCTTCGGCAGCGACGAGGCCAACGACTACCGGCCCCACCGCTTCGTGCGAAACACGGCGGTCTACACCGGCACCCACGACAACGACACCACCGTGGGCTGGTACGCCAGCGCTTCGGACGCGGAGCGCCTGCGCGCGAGGAGTTACCTCGGCGCGAGCGGCGAGCAGATCCACTGGGACATGCTCCGGGCCGCGGCGGCCTCCGTGGCCAATCTCGCCGTGTTCCCCATCCAAGACGCGCTGGGGCTCGGCAGCGAGGCGCGCATGAACACTCCGGCGACCGTCGAGGGGAACTGGGCGTACCGCGTCCGAGCGGAGCAGCTCGGTCCGGACCTGGCGGACCGGCTGCGCGCGCTGTCGGGCCTGTACGAACGAACGCCGCGCTGGAACGAAGGCAATCGACACGCCTTCGTGCGGGCCTGA
- a CDS encoding TerC family protein: protein MLGTATWLDWAAFAAAIVATMLLDRLLVGKGSNAVSFREASVRSVVAIVAALAFAGYVHWSMTLDKAVTYIVAYLVEKSLSVDNLFVFLVIFSYFGIRERQQQRILFWGIVGAVVMRAIFILAGSALLHRFHWMMYVFGGFLVITGIKLALKKEGESVDPESNLALRFARKYMRTTDQFDGDKFFIIKDGLRHATPLFLVLLVIEFTDVLFAVDSVPAVLAVSDDVYVVYTSNIFAILGLRSLYFMLAGMMSRFHYLDLGLAVILVFIGAKMLLSQVVKVPNLASLGVIAGVLTLSIVVSLLKPPKAEPAPAEPPPGGGA from the coding sequence ATGCTCGGAACCGCGACCTGGCTCGACTGGGCGGCCTTCGCCGCCGCCATCGTCGCGACCATGCTGCTCGACCGCCTGCTCGTCGGCAAGGGTTCGAACGCTGTCTCGTTCCGAGAGGCCAGCGTGCGCAGCGTCGTGGCCATCGTCGCCGCGCTGGCGTTCGCCGGCTACGTGCACTGGAGCATGACCCTCGACAAGGCGGTGACGTACATCGTCGCCTATCTGGTCGAGAAGTCCCTGTCCGTCGACAACCTGTTCGTGTTCCTGGTGATCTTCTCGTACTTCGGCATCCGCGAGCGACAGCAGCAGCGCATCTTGTTCTGGGGCATCGTCGGGGCCGTGGTGATGCGCGCCATCTTCATCCTGGCGGGGAGCGCGCTGCTCCACCGCTTCCATTGGATGATGTACGTGTTCGGTGGCTTCCTGGTCATCACCGGCATCAAGCTCGCGCTGAAGAAGGAGGGCGAGTCCGTCGATCCCGAGTCGAACCTGGCGCTGCGCTTCGCGCGCAAGTACATGCGGACCACCGACCAGTTCGACGGTGACAAGTTCTTCATCATCAAGGACGGGCTTCGTCACGCGACGCCCTTGTTCCTGGTACTGCTCGTCATCGAGTTCACCGACGTGCTGTTCGCGGTGGACTCCGTGCCGGCGGTGTTGGCGGTCTCCGACGACGTGTACGTCGTCTACACCTCGAACATCTTCGCCATCCTGGGCCTGCGTTCGCTCTACTTCATGCTGGCCGGCATGATGAGCCGCTTCCACTACCTGGACCTCGGCCTGGCGGTCATTCTGGTGTTCATCGGTGCGAAGATGTTGCTCTCGCAGGTCGTGAAGGTGCCGAACCTCGCCAGCCTGGGCGTCATCGCAGGCGTGCTCACGTTGTCCATCGTGGTCTCTCTCCTGAAGCCGCCGAAGGCCGAGCCCGCGCCGGCCGAGCCCCCCCCGGGCGGAGGCGCCTGA
- a CDS encoding serine/threonine protein kinase: protein MPLTKGSAIGGRYTLRRPLGEGGVGVVWEADSALFGPVAVKLLRSELARDPDAVERFAAEARSAAAISHPHVIAIYDIGATIDEVPFFVMELCDGETLESVVASRGAVGFEYACELSCQVLGALAAAHDHGIVHRDLKPGNIMVVHPEPDKHEVKVLDFGIACRVSSEPATPAGKVYGTPSYMAPEQILGRAVDQRVDLYAVGAILYELLTGRRPFQGRNDAEIMTHVLQRPPMPLRAYDRTLPAALEELIRRCLSKDPARRPASAKELLGELVKFLPPQARGALLSTPKRERRKSLPLPLVKRTSDAVEDVHSEPALPLVKRGSATGPGSKRRAVLELVGDATNPGDDE, encoded by the coding sequence GTGCCGCTCACGAAAGGCAGCGCCATCGGGGGACGCTACACCCTGCGCCGACCACTCGGGGAGGGGGGCGTCGGTGTGGTGTGGGAAGCCGACAGCGCGCTGTTCGGCCCCGTCGCCGTCAAGCTCCTGAGGAGCGAGCTGGCGCGCGACCCCGATGCGGTCGAACGCTTCGCCGCAGAGGCGCGCTCCGCCGCGGCCATCTCCCACCCGCACGTAATCGCCATCTACGACATCGGTGCGACGATAGACGAGGTCCCGTTCTTCGTGATGGAGCTCTGCGACGGTGAGACGTTGGAGAGCGTCGTCGCGTCACGAGGCGCGGTCGGCTTCGAGTACGCCTGCGAGCTCTCGTGCCAGGTGCTCGGCGCGCTCGCAGCGGCTCACGACCACGGCATCGTGCACCGGGACCTCAAGCCCGGGAACATCATGGTCGTCCACCCGGAGCCGGACAAACACGAGGTCAAGGTGCTCGACTTCGGCATCGCCTGCCGGGTGAGCTCCGAGCCGGCGACGCCGGCGGGGAAGGTGTATGGGACCCCGAGCTACATGGCTCCAGAGCAGATCCTCGGCCGCGCGGTGGATCAGCGCGTGGACCTGTATGCCGTCGGTGCCATCCTCTACGAGCTCCTGACCGGGAGGCGCCCGTTCCAGGGCAGGAACGACGCGGAGATAATGACGCACGTGTTGCAGCGCCCGCCGATGCCGCTCCGCGCTTATGATCGCACGCTTCCGGCCGCGCTCGAGGAGCTGATCCGACGCTGCCTGTCAAAGGATCCGGCGCGGCGACCTGCCAGCGCCAAGGAGCTCCTCGGCGAGCTGGTGAAGTTCCTCCCGCCCCAGGCCCGTGGCGCGCTCCTCTCGACGCCCAAACGTGAGCGCCGGAAGAGCCTGCCGCTCCCCCTGGTGAAGCGCACCTCCGACGCAGTGGAGGACGTTCACAGCGAGCCCGCGCTGCCGCTGGTCAAGCGGGGTAGCGCGACTGGCCCGGGCTCCAAGCGTCGCGCCGTGCTCGAGCTGGTCGGCGACGCGACCAACCCCGGCGACGACGAGTGA
- a CDS encoding DNA-binding protein, with amino-acid sequence MKDFERVIRARVEVFVAEISELVRRAALDAVADALGEKPSAAPKRRAKTAKAPKPTGRGSKRSATELESLSDGILRFVAEHPGSGAAQIAAALKVSTKDLVLPIKKLGSSGALFSKGQKRATKYFRGKK; translated from the coding sequence ATGAAGGATTTTGAGCGGGTCATCCGCGCTCGAGTCGAGGTCTTCGTCGCCGAGATCAGCGAGCTCGTGCGCCGAGCGGCGCTCGATGCCGTCGCGGACGCGCTGGGCGAAAAGCCCTCGGCGGCGCCCAAGCGTCGGGCGAAGACTGCGAAGGCGCCGAAGCCGACTGGCCGGGGCTCCAAGCGCTCGGCGACGGAGCTCGAGTCGCTCTCCGACGGCATCCTGCGCTTCGTCGCGGAGCACCCCGGCTCGGGCGCTGCGCAGATCGCCGCGGCCCTCAAAGTCTCGACGAAGGACCTGGTGCTGCCGATTAAGAAGCTCGGCTCCTCGGGCGCGCTCTTCAGCAAGGGGCAGAAGCGCGCGACCAAGTACTTCCGCGGCAAGAAATGA
- a CDS encoding winged helix-turn-helix domain-containing protein produces the protein MSALGVTPLFVGRDNELGRLTSALTRVTVAWLYGVGGVGKTTLARVFAGRAPGPVVFCDAGSAPLDALIDDARRELGPRSRPEPRDTEQRLGDLIARLNAQRATWVVDDAHELGDGPAARLVEVLASRLGQGRAIFTSRHRLAVGARAPDRLELAIEGLPAEASRELWQSLDELYGPRVGFDQAQAKCAGNPLLLRRAHAGPFDDEDLLGGELAELSGDARLLALVLAVSDRALGAAALEELLPEGRLRPVLRTLVTSLVAEVEGTGETRIHDMFREALLARASAEEQRAARAELVRVLPNAGLDPKSLVRELSRQLVALERFEDLDQMLRSRAPEVIRAGATGELLRCMDLVPPERRSLALRIERARCIGRHYDLQRAYEELGALHRELSSTPPELAYALAEAAYDQCLPNETEALLFPLLEQPSTSPEQRARAVVRLAAALTLQGRGEAGRALLSRAAETETDPDTRARLALQEAMTYNAEENWEKAASSLGRARALLEDAQLDENAIYVPLTFAVIYSRAGRMEESNALLARLNLELEPEDDSARIFMLASKASLLFDRGQRVESLALRSEAARLNEPLGGVHYALTGALWHSRTLFALGRRREARLVLAPALARARALGCQALAERLERAPSYDPAAQLEADLPTPPRDKTGDFVRARAIAALRFAAQGDAPSAEVALSDVERSAHGQSFGLDLAITVLARAFGARRSGKSGEARRLIDQARREAALAGADPEVLVSLEEWARRRAGAVSEPPPAARAPSAVLDVNGHELRWPGGGASLKSRPVLRRLLYTLAARTGSVVSKDELTRAMWGSDYDPLRHDTPLWQNVRRLRQLVAPAGLGLEVDEDGYRLVASEGLIVDGAD, from the coding sequence ATGAGCGCCCTCGGCGTCACCCCCCTGTTCGTGGGCCGCGACAACGAGCTCGGGCGGCTCACTTCGGCGCTGACGCGAGTCACGGTCGCCTGGCTCTACGGCGTCGGCGGGGTCGGCAAGACCACGCTGGCGCGGGTGTTCGCCGGGCGCGCGCCGGGCCCGGTCGTCTTCTGCGACGCGGGCAGCGCTCCGCTCGACGCGCTCATCGACGACGCTCGCCGCGAGCTCGGCCCACGCTCGCGCCCGGAGCCTCGGGACACCGAGCAGCGGCTCGGGGATCTGATCGCGCGCCTGAACGCGCAGCGCGCTACCTGGGTCGTCGATGACGCCCACGAGCTGGGTGACGGCCCGGCCGCCCGCTTGGTGGAGGTGCTGGCAAGCCGGCTGGGGCAAGGCCGGGCGATCTTCACCTCGCGCCATCGTCTGGCGGTCGGCGCGCGCGCGCCGGATCGACTCGAGCTCGCCATCGAAGGCCTGCCGGCCGAGGCGTCGAGGGAGCTCTGGCAGTCCCTGGACGAGCTGTACGGCCCGCGCGTCGGGTTCGACCAAGCCCAGGCCAAGTGTGCGGGCAATCCCCTGCTCTTGCGCCGCGCGCACGCGGGTCCCTTCGACGACGAAGATCTGCTCGGGGGCGAGCTCGCCGAGCTCAGCGGCGACGCGCGCTTGCTCGCTCTGGTGCTCGCGGTCTCCGATCGCGCCCTCGGGGCCGCAGCGCTCGAGGAGCTCCTGCCAGAAGGCCGGCTTCGACCGGTCCTGCGCACGCTGGTCACCTCGCTGGTCGCCGAGGTCGAGGGCACGGGCGAGACACGCATCCACGACATGTTCCGCGAGGCCCTGCTCGCGCGGGCGTCGGCGGAGGAACAGCGTGCGGCGCGGGCCGAGCTGGTCCGGGTGCTGCCAAACGCGGGGCTCGATCCCAAGAGCCTGGTCCGGGAGCTCTCGCGTCAGCTGGTCGCGCTCGAACGCTTCGAGGATCTCGACCAAATGTTGCGCTCGCGAGCGCCGGAGGTCATCCGTGCAGGGGCCACCGGCGAGCTCTTGCGCTGCATGGATTTGGTCCCGCCCGAGCGGCGCAGCTTGGCCTTGCGCATCGAGCGCGCGCGCTGCATCGGGCGCCACTACGACCTGCAGCGCGCGTACGAGGAGCTTGGCGCCCTCCATCGCGAGCTCAGCTCGACACCTCCAGAGCTGGCTTACGCGCTGGCAGAAGCGGCCTACGACCAGTGCCTTCCGAACGAGACGGAGGCGTTGCTCTTCCCGCTGCTCGAACAGCCGAGCACGAGCCCCGAGCAGCGAGCCCGCGCGGTGGTCAGGCTGGCTGCGGCGCTCACGCTCCAGGGCCGCGGAGAAGCGGGGCGGGCGCTGCTCTCGCGAGCGGCCGAGACAGAGACCGACCCCGACACGCGCGCTCGGCTCGCGCTGCAAGAGGCGATGACCTACAACGCCGAGGAGAACTGGGAGAAGGCGGCGTCGAGCCTGGGGCGAGCGCGCGCGCTACTCGAAGACGCCCAGCTGGACGAGAACGCCATCTACGTGCCGCTGACGTTCGCGGTGATCTACAGCCGTGCCGGCCGCATGGAAGAGTCGAACGCGCTCCTGGCTCGCCTGAACCTCGAGCTCGAGCCGGAGGACGACAGCGCGCGGATCTTCATGCTGGCCTCCAAGGCGTCGCTGCTCTTCGACCGCGGCCAGCGTGTCGAGTCGCTAGCCCTGCGGAGCGAGGCTGCGCGCCTCAACGAGCCGCTGGGGGGCGTGCACTATGCGCTCACCGGCGCGCTCTGGCACTCGCGCACCCTGTTTGCGCTGGGGCGCCGCCGGGAGGCTCGTCTCGTGCTCGCGCCAGCGCTCGCCCGCGCGAGAGCGCTCGGCTGCCAAGCTCTGGCCGAGCGCCTGGAGCGAGCTCCGAGCTACGATCCGGCCGCACAGCTCGAGGCCGATCTGCCCACGCCGCCGCGGGACAAGACGGGCGACTTCGTGCGAGCTCGAGCCATCGCCGCGCTGCGCTTCGCGGCGCAAGGCGACGCCCCGAGCGCCGAGGTCGCGCTCTCGGACGTCGAACGGAGCGCACACGGCCAGAGCTTCGGGCTCGACCTCGCCATCACCGTGCTCGCGCGGGCGTTCGGGGCGCGGAGGTCGGGCAAGAGCGGCGAGGCCCGACGTCTCATCGACCAGGCTCGGCGCGAAGCCGCGCTCGCCGGCGCCGACCCCGAAGTGCTCGTGTCCCTCGAGGAGTGGGCACGCCGTCGTGCTGGAGCCGTCTCGGAGCCGCCTCCGGCGGCGCGCGCGCCGAGCGCCGTGCTCGACGTGAACGGCCACGAGCTCCGCTGGCCCGGCGGAGGAGCCTCGCTGAAGAGCCGCCCCGTCCTGAGAAGACTGCTCTACACCCTGGCGGCGCGCACCGGCTCGGTAGTGTCCAAAGACGAGCTCACGCGGGCCATGTGGGGGAGCGACTACGACCCGCTGCGGCACGACACGCCGCTCTGGCAGAACGTGCGCCGGCTGCGCCAGCTCGTGGCCCCGGCGGGGCTCGGGCTCGAGGTGGACGAGGACGGCTACCGACTCGTCGCCTCCGAGGGCTTGATCGTGGACGGCGCGGATTGA
- a CDS encoding bifunctional precorrin-2 dehydrogenase/sirohydrochlorin ferrochelatase, which translates to MSFLVALRLEGKRCLVLGSSSEAARRARELSDAGAVVVALGSAPGPELELLAESGRITLETRDFALEDLDECWLVVLADRDADLLERVGPTCTSRRILFCAVDQPGHNGFDHVAVARAGKLSVGVSTGGTAPALGKRLRDELERGLREAGVAELAEHMAELRARIEPRERKRALTVEANRLSLSGFEVAPKSPEGREE; encoded by the coding sequence GTGAGCTTCCTCGTCGCGCTCAGGCTCGAGGGCAAGCGCTGCCTGGTGCTCGGGTCGAGCAGCGAGGCCGCGCGGCGCGCCCGCGAGCTCTCCGACGCCGGTGCCGTCGTTGTCGCGCTCGGCAGCGCGCCTGGTCCGGAGCTCGAGCTCCTGGCGGAGAGCGGCCGCATCACGCTCGAGACCCGGGACTTCGCCCTGGAAGACCTCGACGAGTGCTGGCTCGTGGTGCTCGCCGATCGCGACGCCGACCTGCTCGAGCGCGTCGGTCCGACCTGCACCTCGCGTCGCATTCTCTTCTGCGCCGTCGACCAACCCGGGCACAACGGCTTCGATCACGTCGCCGTGGCGCGGGCCGGCAAGCTGAGCGTCGGGGTGAGCACGGGCGGAACGGCTCCGGCGCTCGGCAAACGACTCAGAGACGAGCTCGAGCGGGGGCTGCGCGAGGCCGGCGTGGCCGAGCTCGCCGAGCACATGGCGGAGCTCCGCGCTCGCATCGAGCCGCGCGAGCGCAAGCGAGCCTTGACAGTAGAGGCAAACAGGCTCTCGCTCTCGGGCTTCGAGGTCGCGCCGAAGTCGCCCGAAGGTCGGGAGGAATGA
- a CDS encoding BamA/TamA family outer membrane protein, producing MRHSAALLIALAVALAPRALRAQAAAPLTAEAPPSAEASSAAVSPSSPPDTWGTTDAPASPASGEPSRRSPPPGPPEEPRAEPEPDADMSGESRVRYTLEAIEVRGNRRTRSRVVMRYVPFKLGDIIDVDDTEVELTRYRLLGTGFFRDVQFSLRKGSARGRVVLVIDVEERNTVIVNDLWMGLSADADKRGNARPLTAYGGLDVAETNLAGTGITLGAAVGLAQEQLALRVRFLDPAFLGGRWMTSGMVLFNDAKDFFGNADVLWDDTSQLDAVPDYAVVRYKRFGGMLGVGRDLSVPTQLWLSYRLESVDAKLPRAASHLRGLDREPILFDILPGRSVLSTARGTLQHDTRDHPFLPTRGWFASVTGEVGLTPLGSDYSYQKLDLHASRWWALPWKKHVIRLELFGGAISGDAPFFEQYYVGDYSDFLPGRVLGLNVDRRPPPNFLDNSIVEVRYGHYAAKIGSEYRIPLYRGQRAVYGIDFFGSAGMYAVAHRRDLTDPPRGYSRWQLIPLDLTANVGFRMDTSAGGFAFAFSNVLGFVPVRNEGNR from the coding sequence ATGCGGCACAGTGCCGCGCTCCTGATCGCGCTCGCCGTCGCGCTCGCTCCGAGAGCGCTCCGCGCGCAGGCGGCGGCGCCCCTGACCGCCGAGGCGCCGCCGAGCGCCGAGGCCTCGTCCGCCGCCGTGTCACCGAGCTCTCCGCCCGACACCTGGGGCACCACCGACGCGCCCGCTTCGCCCGCGAGCGGGGAGCCGTCGCGCCGTTCGCCGCCGCCAGGCCCGCCGGAGGAGCCGCGCGCAGAGCCGGAGCCCGACGCCGACATGTCCGGCGAGTCCCGCGTGCGCTACACGCTCGAGGCCATCGAGGTGCGCGGCAACCGCCGGACGCGATCGCGCGTGGTGATGCGCTACGTGCCGTTCAAGCTCGGCGACATCATCGACGTGGACGACACCGAGGTCGAGCTCACCCGGTATCGCCTGCTCGGGACCGGCTTCTTCCGCGACGTTCAGTTCTCGCTCCGCAAGGGCTCGGCCCGCGGACGGGTGGTGCTCGTGATCGACGTCGAGGAGCGCAACACGGTCATCGTCAACGACCTGTGGATGGGCCTGTCCGCTGACGCCGACAAGCGCGGCAACGCACGGCCCCTGACCGCCTATGGCGGCCTGGATGTCGCCGAGACCAACCTGGCGGGCACCGGAATCACGCTGGGCGCCGCCGTCGGGCTCGCGCAGGAGCAGCTCGCCCTTCGCGTGCGCTTCCTCGACCCCGCGTTCCTGGGCGGGCGCTGGATGACCAGCGGGATGGTGCTGTTCAACGACGCCAAGGACTTCTTCGGCAACGCCGACGTGCTCTGGGACGACACCTCGCAGCTGGACGCCGTCCCCGACTACGCGGTCGTCCGCTACAAACGCTTCGGCGGAATGCTGGGTGTCGGACGCGACCTGTCCGTGCCGACGCAGCTCTGGCTGAGCTACCGGCTCGAGTCCGTCGACGCCAAGCTGCCGCGGGCAGCGTCTCACCTCCGCGGCCTGGATCGCGAGCCGATTCTGTTCGACATCCTGCCGGGACGCAGCGTGCTCTCGACGGCGCGCGGCACCCTGCAGCACGACACGCGCGACCACCCATTCTTGCCGACTCGCGGCTGGTTCGCGAGCGTGACGGGAGAGGTCGGCCTCACACCTCTCGGCAGCGACTACTCCTACCAGAAGCTGGATCTCCACGCCTCACGCTGGTGGGCGCTGCCGTGGAAGAAGCACGTCATCCGGCTCGAGCTGTTCGGCGGCGCCATCTCCGGCGACGCGCCGTTCTTCGAGCAGTACTACGTCGGTGACTACAGCGACTTCTTGCCGGGGCGCGTGCTGGGCCTGAACGTCGACCGGCGCCCGCCGCCGAACTTCTTGGACAACTCCATCGTCGAGGTTCGCTACGGGCACTATGCCGCCAAGATCGGCAGCGAGTACCGCATCCCCTTGTATCGTGGGCAGCGCGCGGTCTACGGCATCGACTTCTTCGGGAGCGCGGGGATGTACGCGGTCGCCCACCGGCGCGATCTCACGGATCCCCCTCGGGGCTACTCGCGCTGGCAGCTGATCCCGCTGGACCTCACCGCCAACGTCGGCTTCCGCATGGACACCTCGGCCGGCGGCTTCGCGTTCGCGTTCTCCAACGTGCTCGGCTTCGTGCCGGTGCGCAACGAGGGGAATCGGTGA